In Desulfovibrio sp. UIB00, the following are encoded in one genomic region:
- a CDS encoding aspartate carbamoyltransferase catalytic subunit produces MNTDNRYHWPHKDLLDVTQLSAEDTMHLLDLAASFQEINSRPVKKVPTLKGKTVVLFFVENSTRTKTSFDVAGKRLSADTYSLAKSGSSLNKGESLKDTGLTLQAMGPDVIVIRHPSSGAARFLAELLPCGIVNGGDGWHAHPTQALLDCYSLRQAWQNRFAGRTLLILGDIAHSRVARSNMHLLTMLGVKVRLCAPRTLLPAGVEHWPVEIYTELDKAVRDVDAVMCLRLQLERQQAGLLPDLAEYSRRFCLGSSQLALAAPEAKVLHPGPMNRGLEISNDIADAPASLVLNQVAAGVATRMAVLYLLATRNDGVRA; encoded by the coding sequence ATGAATACCGACAATCGCTACCACTGGCCCCACAAAGACCTGCTGGACGTCACCCAACTGAGCGCGGAAGACACCATGCACCTGCTGGACCTGGCCGCCAGCTTTCAGGAAATCAACAGCCGTCCGGTCAAAAAGGTGCCTACCCTCAAGGGCAAGACCGTTGTGCTGTTTTTCGTGGAAAACAGCACCCGCACCAAAACGTCCTTTGATGTTGCGGGCAAACGCCTTTCCGCCGACACCTATTCCCTGGCAAAATCAGGCTCAAGCCTGAACAAGGGCGAAAGCCTCAAGGATACGGGCCTCACCCTTCAGGCCATGGGGCCGGATGTCATTGTCATCCGCCACCCCAGCAGCGGCGCGGCGCGCTTTCTTGCGGAGCTGCTGCCCTGCGGCATCGTCAACGGCGGCGATGGCTGGCATGCCCACCCCACCCAAGCCCTGCTCGACTGCTACAGCCTGCGGCAGGCGTGGCAAAACCGCTTTGCCGGTCGCACCCTGCTGATTCTGGGCGATATCGCCCACAGCCGCGTGGCCCGTTCAAACATGCACCTGCTCACCATGCTGGGCGTCAAGGTACGCCTGTGCGCCCCGCGCACCCTGCTGCCCGCAGGGGTGGAGCACTGGCCCGTGGAAATCTATACGGAGCTGGACAAAGCCGTGCGCGATGTGGACGCCGTCATGTGTCTGCGCCTGCAACTTGAACGCCAGCAGGCGGGCCTGTTGCCCGACCTTGCGGAATATTCCCGCCGTTTCTGCCTTGGCTCCAGCCAGCTGGCCCTTGCCGCGCCCGAGGCCAAGGTTTTGCATCCCGGCCCCATGAACCGTGGGCTTGAAATTTCCAATGACATAGCAGACGCCCCCGCGAGCCTGGTGCTGAATCAGGTGGCCGCAGGCGTCGCCACGCGTATGGCCGTGCTCTATCTGCTGGCCACGCGCAACGATGGAGTACGCGCATGA
- a CDS encoding ABC transporter ATP-binding protein: MLEIRDLHVSVKGTPVLKGIDLHIRPGETFILFGPNGSGKTTLLMTLMGFAGYEVTQGQIIYKGTDITHAPMYERARLGIGMSFQRPPTIHGLPTGKLVELCGRGRKMDIEDMARKVHFDHFLKRDVNAGFSGGEIKRSELLQLMAQKPDLLLFDEPESGVDLENMALVGKTVRYLLDGTPDRCCATLRQREKVRSTSGLIITHTGHILEYVNAHRGQVMYQGKLCCEARPREILDHIATHGYQECLRCLTGDMLGKIAEAPLK, translated from the coding sequence ATGCTTGAAATCCGTGACCTGCATGTTTCGGTCAAGGGTACGCCCGTGCTCAAGGGCATTGATCTGCACATCCGCCCTGGCGAAACATTCATTCTTTTTGGCCCCAACGGCTCCGGCAAAACCACCCTGCTCATGACTCTCATGGGCTTTGCGGGGTATGAGGTCACGCAGGGGCAAATCATCTACAAAGGCACAGACATCACCCACGCGCCCATGTACGAGCGTGCGCGCCTCGGCATCGGCATGTCGTTTCAGCGGCCCCCCACCATTCATGGCCTGCCCACGGGCAAGCTGGTGGAACTGTGCGGGCGCGGGCGCAAGATGGATATAGAAGACATGGCCCGCAAGGTGCATTTTGACCATTTTCTCAAGCGCGATGTGAACGCGGGCTTTTCCGGCGGCGAAATCAAGCGCTCCGAACTGCTGCAACTCATGGCCCAGAAGCCAGACCTGCTGCTCTTTGACGAGCCGGAATCCGGCGTTGACCTTGAGAATATGGCGCTTGTGGGTAAAACAGTTCGCTACCTGCTTGACGGCACGCCCGACCGATGTTGCGCCACGCTGCGGCAGCGAGAGAAGGTGCGCTCCACCAGCGGTCTTATCATCACCCACACCGGTCATATCCTTGAATACGTCAATGCCCACCGGGGGCAGGTCATGTATCAGGGCAAGCTGTGCTGCGAAGCGCGGCCCCGCGAAATTCTGGATCACATCGCTACCCACGGCTATCAGGAATGTCTGCGCTGCCTCACCGGCGACATGCTTGGCAAAATTGCGGAGGCGCCCCTTAAATGA
- a CDS encoding NAD-dependent succinate-semialdehyde dehydrogenase, whose product MYRILHDQELFRSQCLINGHWRDAAEKSVIEVVNPANGKQLGTVPNCGEAETREAIEAAQAAFAVWSARTPLERGALLHAWERAIAENIEDLARLLTLEEGKPLAEARAEILQGASYFPWFAEEARRFSGEVTPVYRHGVQALTRHAPVGVAAAITPWNFPMSMIPRKVAPALAAGCTMVVKPASATPYSALAMAELAVRVGIPAGVFNVVTGSARRIGNEITSNPLVRKLSFTGSTTVGLQLATQCGPTLKRISMELGGNAPFIVFDDADMDKAVTMAMACKFRNAGQTCICANRFLVQSGVVETFATNLLDHISDMRVGDGLKPETDMGPLINADAVAHTDALVKDAVEKGAQVLFGGKPHSLGGNFYEPTLLVGLTSEMRIFREEIFGPVAAVMTFDDEEEAISLANDTEFGLASYVCTRDMPRIWRLFNKLQYGMAGFNDAGLAAAETPFGGVKFSGIGREGSREGLQEYMETHYALLGGLN is encoded by the coding sequence ATGTACCGTATTCTGCACGATCAGGAGCTGTTCCGCAGCCAGTGCCTCATCAATGGGCACTGGCGCGATGCGGCCGAAAAAAGCGTTATTGAAGTCGTTAATCCCGCCAATGGCAAGCAGTTGGGCACCGTGCCAAACTGCGGCGAGGCCGAAACCCGCGAGGCCATTGAAGCCGCGCAGGCGGCCTTTGCTGTCTGGAGCGCACGGACGCCTCTGGAACGCGGCGCCCTGCTCCACGCCTGGGAACGCGCCATTGCCGAGAACATTGAAGATCTGGCCCGCCTGCTTACCCTTGAAGAAGGCAAGCCCCTGGCCGAGGCCAGAGCAGAGATCCTTCAGGGCGCGTCATACTTTCCATGGTTCGCGGAAGAAGCCCGCCGCTTCAGCGGCGAGGTCACGCCCGTATACCGCCACGGGGTGCAGGCCCTCACTCGTCATGCCCCTGTAGGCGTGGCTGCGGCCATCACGCCGTGGAACTTCCCCATGTCCATGATCCCGCGCAAGGTGGCCCCTGCGCTGGCGGCGGGCTGCACCATGGTGGTCAAACCCGCCAGCGCCACGCCGTATAGCGCGCTGGCAATGGCGGAACTGGCCGTGCGGGTGGGCATCCCCGCCGGGGTTTTCAACGTTGTTACGGGCAGTGCGCGGCGCATCGGCAACGAGATTACCTCCAACCCGCTGGTGCGCAAGCTCAGCTTTACCGGCTCAACTACAGTGGGGCTGCAACTGGCAACCCAGTGCGGGCCTACGCTCAAACGCATTTCCATGGAGCTTGGCGGCAACGCTCCCTTTATTGTGTTTGACGATGCGGACATGGACAAGGCCGTGACCATGGCCATGGCCTGCAAATTCCGCAATGCCGGGCAAACCTGCATATGCGCCAACCGCTTTCTGGTGCAGAGCGGCGTGGTGGAAACCTTCGCCACCAATCTGCTCGATCACATCAGCGACATGCGCGTGGGCGACGGACTCAAACCGGAAACCGACATGGGCCCGCTCATCAATGCCGATGCCGTGGCCCACACTGATGCTCTGGTCAAGGACGCTGTGGAAAAAGGCGCGCAAGTGCTGTTCGGCGGCAAGCCCCACAGCCTTGGCGGCAATTTTTACGAGCCAACCCTGCTGGTGGGTCTGACCTCGGAGATGCGTATTTTCCGCGAAGAGATATTCGGCCCGGTGGCTGCCGTCATGACTTTTGACGATGAGGAAGAAGCCATTTCCCTTGCCAACGATACGGAATTCGGCCTGGCCTCATATGTCTGCACGCGCGACATGCCGCGCATCTGGCGGCTGTTCAACAAATTGCAGTACGGCATGGCTGGCTTCAACGATGCGGGCCTTGCCGCCGCCGAAACGCCCTTTGGCGGCGTGAAATTCAGCGGCATTGGCCGGGAAGGCAGCCGCGAGGGCCTTCAGGAATACATGGAAACCCACTATGCCCTGCTGGGCGGGCTGAACTGA
- the amrB gene encoding AmmeMemoRadiSam system protein B: MPEREPVAAGRFYPASPGELQKEIKSYLTAGKALSANAPIDAKRKASASLRGLMLPHAGYVYCGKVVGAALMSPWNKTTAGASLPERLVMLCPNHTGRGAALGVWPDGAWRTPLGNVDVDAELAASLCAKGGFAPDLHSHLDEHSIEVLLPFLQCMPPQGTPGATRRITPVCVGTMQHKILQEAGLALAEVIRQYESKAERIGVIVSSDMNHYEDQETTMRKDAFALSQALACDPEGLLTMVQREKITMCGAAPMALALFAARALGEPWAELCLYDTSATASGDTRKVVGYAALRFGLA; the protein is encoded by the coding sequence ATGCCCGAACGTGAACCTGTCGCAGCCGGGCGTTTCTATCCCGCTTCGCCCGGTGAGCTGCAAAAGGAAATCAAGTCATACCTCACGGCTGGAAAAGCCTTGTCTGCAAATGCGCCCATTGACGCCAAGCGCAAGGCCTCTGCAAGCCTGCGCGGCCTTATGCTTCCCCATGCTGGCTACGTTTACTGCGGCAAGGTGGTTGGGGCCGCGCTCATGAGCCCCTGGAACAAAACCACAGCCGGAGCCAGCCTGCCGGAGCGGCTTGTGATGCTCTGCCCCAACCACACGGGCAGGGGCGCGGCCCTTGGCGTGTGGCCGGATGGCGCGTGGCGTACCCCGCTGGGCAATGTTGACGTGGATGCGGAGCTGGCCGCCAGCCTGTGCGCCAAGGGCGGTTTTGCGCCCGACCTGCACTCGCACCTTGACGAGCATTCCATAGAAGTCCTGCTGCCTTTTCTGCAATGCATGCCGCCGCAGGGTACGCCCGGCGCGACCCGCCGCATCACCCCTGTGTGCGTGGGCACCATGCAACACAAAATCTTGCAGGAAGCGGGGCTGGCGCTGGCGGAGGTCATCCGCCAGTACGAAAGCAAGGCCGAGCGGATCGGCGTCATCGTCAGCTCCGACATGAACCATTACGAAGATCAGGAAACCACCATGCGCAAGGATGCTTTCGCCCTTTCGCAGGCGCTGGCCTGCGACCCGGAAGGCCTGCTCACCATGGTGCAGCGTGAAAAAATCACCATGTGCGGGGCGGCCCCCATGGCCCTTGCCCTGTTTGCCGCCCGCGCCCTGGGCGAACCATGGGCGGAACTGTGCCTGTACGACACTTCAGCCACGGCATCGGGCGATACGCGCAAGGTGGTGGGCTACGCCGCCCTACGCTTTGGCCTTGCATGA
- a CDS encoding dihydroorotase, protein MSLLIKNARHLEAPVDLLVRHGKIVTMTPAGHHAYDSREVFDARGLVLMPSCIDAHVHLREPGFEYKEDIASGLEAAARGGFGAVMCMANTKPVNDTASITRAMLDSARKSHPNGPRLHPIAAATVGLKGEEMAPLAELKEAGCVAVSNDGRPLENAELVRRIMEYGADLDLVLIDHCEDPHLAKGWRMHEGVTSGLLGVKGQPAAGEANQAMRDIMLAEYLGVPVHIAHVSAALTVDCIAWGKARGVKVTAETCPHYLLLDETALEGYNTQAKVSPPLRTAADREALRRAVKNGTIDILATDHAPHAAHEKEGTLDDAMCGFTGLDLAVSLTWGLVAEGVLTEADVHRLWSRRPAEIFNLPCNGFTPGDPADFFLLDPDETWVPGPENLYSKSCNTPFLGQTLRGRVKHHWLDGMQLF, encoded by the coding sequence ATGAGCCTCTTGATAAAGAACGCACGCCACCTTGAAGCCCCGGTAGACCTGCTGGTGCGGCACGGCAAGATTGTCACCATGACCCCGGCAGGCCACCACGCCTACGACAGCCGTGAAGTTTTTGACGCCAGGGGCCTTGTGCTCATGCCCAGTTGCATCGATGCCCACGTGCATCTGCGTGAACCGGGCTTTGAATACAAGGAAGACATCGCCTCCGGCCTCGAGGCCGCCGCGCGGGGCGGCTTTGGCGCGGTGATGTGCATGGCCAACACCAAGCCCGTCAACGACACAGCCAGCATTACGCGCGCCATGCTCGACAGCGCCCGCAAAAGCCACCCCAACGGCCCGCGCCTCCACCCCATTGCCGCCGCCACCGTGGGCCTCAAGGGCGAGGAAATGGCCCCCCTCGCGGAACTCAAGGAAGCGGGCTGCGTGGCTGTTTCCAACGATGGCCGCCCGCTGGAAAACGCGGAGCTTGTGCGGCGCATCATGGAATACGGCGCAGACCTTGATCTGGTGCTCATAGACCACTGCGAAGACCCGCATCTGGCTAAGGGCTGGCGCATGCACGAAGGCGTGACCAGCGGCCTGCTGGGCGTCAAGGGGCAGCCCGCCGCTGGCGAGGCCAATCAGGCCATGCGCGACATTATGCTGGCCGAATACCTTGGCGTGCCCGTGCATATCGCCCATGTTTCCGCAGCGCTGACCGTTGACTGCATCGCCTGGGGCAAGGCGCGCGGCGTCAAGGTGACTGCCGAAACCTGCCCCCACTATCTGCTGCTGGATGAAACCGCCCTTGAGGGCTACAATACCCAGGCCAAGGTCAGCCCGCCACTGCGCACCGCCGCAGACCGCGAGGCCTTGCGCCGCGCCGTGAAAAACGGCACCATCGACATACTCGCCACAGACCACGCCCCCCACGCCGCCCACGAAAAAGAAGGCACCCTGGACGATGCCATGTGCGGCTTTACCGGGCTTGATCTGGCTGTCAGCCTCACCTGGGGGCTGGTGGCCGAAGGCGTGCTGACAGAGGCCGATGTGCACCGGCTGTGGAGCCGCCGCCCGGCAGAAATTTTCAACCTGCCCTGCAACGGCTTTACCCCCGGCGATCCAGCAGATTTCTTCCTGCTTGACCCGGACGAAACATGGGTTCCCGGGCCGGAAAACCTCTATTCCAAGAGCTGCAACACGCCATTTCTGGGGCAGACCCTGCGCGGCAGGGTCAAGCACCACTGGTTGGACGGCATGCAGCTGTTCTGA